The following DNA comes from Clupea harengus chromosome 9, Ch_v2.0.2, whole genome shotgun sequence.
CCAAAGGGGCCACATATCggttatatatatgtgtatatttatagtgttatatataatgttatatatacagtatatattgatTTGGGCATCGATGATTGTGCAATAACAACTCAGTATTGGACTAAGTGATTTAAAGGTGTATTATGTAGTTTTTCATGTAAACATACTTGTAATTGTGAAAGAACAGTTTTAACAGTATCCCATGTATGTTGCATTTCATTTGTTGGCTATGAATTTGTTACCATTTTCAGAGCAGCACATGTAAAGAAATGCGACACAAAGCCTGAGACAGATTGCACAAGGATACATTCTGTATTGCCATGATGCCTAAATCATTTAATCATCATTGAAGAATATTTGTTTCTACAACGGAATCTGTGGTTATGGAAAGaacatatataacaaatataatataaataacagTTCTGGTGAATTTCCCTTTCTTGCAGGCAGCAGAGCCATGAATGTCAGCAGCAGCCAAACTGTGAACAGCACCACTCAGAGAGCGCTTCGAGGCAATGACCCTGTCCTGTCTGCATGTGACCACAGCATTGGCTCAGGTCATCGTGTGGCCCTTCATCCTCGTTGACCTTTTCATGCTGCTGGTCTACTTGAGGAGACCGGTGCTAAGAGCAGAGGCTCGTTATGTCCTGTTTGCCCAGACCTTGTACGCCGACTCCATCTTCCTTCTGCTCACTAACTTTGGACTGATCTCTTACTATGTGAACCTGCTGGTACCTATGTGGTTCTGCATCCCACTGTGCATTGTAATGGATGCTTTGGCCCAGGTCTCGCCCAACATCATCCTGGTCATGTGCCTGGAGCGATACGTTGCTGTCTGCATGCCTCTCAGGCACGTCAACATCTTCACCCCCCAGAGgaccatcctcatcatcatcatagtctggctcctctccttcatccGGCCTGTCGTAGATTTGATCATCTTTCTCACTTACATTGCAGAGAGCTACTTTTATAAGAGTACCTCTTGTTCATACGAGGTGCTACTGCAGCAGGACTGGCATATGTTGATGAGGGGCAATGTGTATATCCTTAAGCTTGTGTTTACTGTGCTTATCTTGTGCTTCTCCTACGGGTCTATCATGTTGGTTGCTAAAAGGGCCTCAGGTGACAACAGACAGGCTGCTTCAAAGGGGCAGCGCACCATGCTGCTTCACGTCTTACAGCTCTTCTTCTGCACACTGGAGGCCGTTAGCCCCTTTATAGAAGCGCGGATCCTTGAGATGAGGGACATCAATTTGTTTCTCATTGTGCGTTACTTTGATTTTTTGGCGTTCCACATTTTCTCCAGAGCGATAAGTCCTCTCATCTATGGTTTCAGGGATGAGAAGTTCTATTCTGCTCTGATGTACTATGCCTGCTGTAAGTGTAATCACATCTCCTCACACCCTAAGGTTCCCCCAAAGTGGCAAGTTAAATACCCAAATAACAAGGAGTTGGAAAATACACAAAAGTGATAATCTTGTAATGATTGATAAATTACTTTGAAATCACATAAATAGCTGGTACATATACACTGTATATTCACAGGTTTTATATGTATATTGAGCTTTTATATCAAATAATATACAGTCCTTTTTCATCCACATGCAGAAGAGAACCAAGCTGAAAAACATAATCCTCCCTGTTTTATAAGGAAAACAATGGGCATTCAAGGTTTCTTGTTAATTTCACCCATATTATAACTTTGTTCTATTTTACTTATTCTAATGTAATAGTAGTATTCATTTAATACtgtttattaaaaaataaatacaataggggaactgatgtatgtgtgtgtttgtagtaacACTTTATAAAGACCAACAATGGTAACGATTTAACACCAAGCATTACAGGAGTCTTTAATGACAAATGTTTACAATTTAAAGCAAATGTGACAAATCTTTACAATTTAAAGTGTAACCCCAGCTCTGAGCACTGCAACACCAAATTGATTTTAACAACAAGCATAACAGGAGCCTTTAACagagttctgtttgttttgatagCATTCAAAAGTGAAATGTTCAGTCCCAGTTTAATAGTCAGAAATCTCTCAAACATTCCAAAGCCAAGTCCAGCATGGATCAGCTAGGGCCTTCAGGGCCGTATCCATCCAAGTATAGTGTACAGCATTGGTTCCCAAACGGTGTGCCACAGGATTTTGTGAGGCAAGTCCAGGTGTTCCGACGGATTTTGTGACAGCCATACATTATTATTGCAATATACAACTATACAATAGTTATTACATAATTTCTTTATTTACTATATCAGCAGGCTACTTTGTACGCATTCATTTCCCAATCGGCTACCGAGGCAAATTATAGAGGTAGGCTACCCTCAAGGTCCGAAATGAACACCCGCCAAGCGCCAAAGCGTGTAGGTTTTTCATTTGGCGTGTACGTTTCGGAAGCCACACAACACTTTGGCAGGTGACTTTTTTGCAATAAAATATCAGCATCGATGGCTTAGCGCCAGTAAGATTTGTAACAAACTATCAGCCTTAGttgcacatacagcacacaagTGAATGAACTTGGTGGCGGGTTTGAACTGCTCACGCAAAAAGAGGCCAGATCCCAGGTGTTTACTGATAGggatcacacagtcacacagacaaatggagGGATATGTCACCTCCTGAGGGGGGTTACCTGCagctcacagagaccagaattcccAGCTTTCAGAGATCTATGTTGAAACTGATctattcagctgcaggactgagaccactgtaccactcagactgagaccattcaaatgaaacatgacaaagaaatcatcttacCATGCAATACAACACTGTAACAAAAGATGtgaggtgtgagaaagagaatgaagcTGTCTTAAAGGTCCACAGTGTAACTCACTGGGATATGGGCTTCAGCATACAAAGCAGTACAAGGCATACAAAGCAGTAAGTACTGTGTGAACGGTATACGAAATCCTTACATGCGTAACTTCCGTATTGTAAAATGAAACGTCTTACATCTAGTCCGGAAGGGGAATTAAGAGTCAACATGTTACAAGAATCTGTTCTAAAAACAGTGTTTCCCAATATTGTGTATTTTACACTAAGGTTCCCTTTTTCAGCCAGTTTGATACTTTTTAAATTTTAAACTGTCAAAATATGGAAGAAGGGCCCACCATGACGGAAATACCGGTGACGAATGCAAGGACAACGACCAACGGTATGAGGATTCTTAGGAAGTGCGGGTGCGGAAGGGAGAAAGTAACAACGCTCAGGGGGCTGCATATCCACATGGGGAAGATATGGAGGTGTGGAGGTAGGAGCCAGAAGCAACCTTGCGCTGCTCAGGCAGGTCAGACAAGTGGGATCCAAGCCTGGTTAAAAAAACACAGTGCCATCGACCCCAATGttgcagaggcaggagagaatGAGACGAGGGATGTGGATGACCCCCAGGAGGTGACCCCTGAAGCACCCCCAAGCAACCCAAAAACCGAATCAAGCCAAAAGGCCAAAAGTTTGAAGGAGCCGAGACGGAAGAACA
Coding sequences within:
- the LOC105888477 gene encoding odorant receptor 131-2-like; translation: MTLSCLHVTTALAQVIVWPFILVDLFMLLVYLRRPVLRAEARYVLFAQTLYADSIFLLLTNFGLISYYVNLLVPMWFCIPLCIVMDALAQVSPNIILVMCLERYVAVCMPLRHVNIFTPQRTILIIIIVWLLSFIRPVVDLIIFLTYIAESYFYKSTSCSYEVLLQQDWHMLMRGNVYILKLVFTVLILCFSYGSIMLVAKRASGDNRQAASKGQRTMLLHVLQLFFCTLEAVSPFIEARILEMRDINLFLIVRYFDFLAFHIFSRAISPLIYGFRDEKFYSALMYYACCKCNHISSHPKVPPKWQVKYPNNKELENTQK